In Halobacteroides halobius DSM 5150, the genomic window TTACATTAATTTATCCGGGTCAAAGTATTGCTTTAAAGGCTAGAGAGATATTAGTGGATAAAGATTTAATGGTTTCATCTTCTAGTGGTGAGGCTAAGTTTTACGTCAGTGATTTAGATAAATTATCTAAGAAATTTGTTAAGATAGGGGCTAAGTTTTTAAATTTTGATCAATTGAACTTTTCTGAACTTGATTTATGGGAAAAATAAGATATTATATTTTTGTTAAAGTGTCGCTTTTTAAAGCGGCATTTTTTAATGGAAAGGTACAATGACTAATATATTTTTCATTAATCAGGAAAATATATATATGCCTAAGCAGGAATTAGGTTTATTGCCCGGAATAATAAGAAATAAAGTATTAGATTTAATGCCAGTGGTAGAGATAGAAGAGGTAGAGTATAAGCGAGATAATGAAATTTTTGCAATTTTAAATCAAGAGTTTAAAGGACGAGTTTATAAAGTGAAATAATATTGATATAAAGCTTCACTTTTAATTTACAATTGACAATTGACAATTAGAACCCCTTAAAACCTTTCTAAATCAAGGGATTACACGGTTTTGATTTTTAATTGTAAATTGTTCATTGTCCATTGTCAATTGCTCTTTATATCAATTAAGTGTCAATCTAAAATTAATTGTTTATATGAAAATAAATTATTAAAGAAAATATAATTAAGGTAGTAAGGAGAGATATTTGATGGATCAAGATAGAATTGAGAAATCAATTAGTAATATTTTAGAAGCTATAGGAGAAGATCCACAACGTGAGGGATTAGAAAAAACCCCCAAGCGGGTAGCTAAGATGTATCAAGAGATATTTTTAGGGGTTAATAAAGAACCTAGTGAAGCTCTTGATGTATTTGTTGAAGATGAAGCGAATGATTTAGTATTAGTTAGAGATATAACCTTCTATTCTCTTTGTGAACATCATTTAATACCTTTTTTTGGGAAGGTTCATCTAGCTTATAAACCTCAAGGTGGTAGAGTAACTGGTTTTTCCAAGTTAACTAAGTTGGTTGAGACAGTGGCTAAACGACCTCAATTACAAGAAAGAATGACTAAGATAATTGCTGATACAATGATGGAGATTTTAGAACCCCAAGGAGTATATGTAATAGTAGAAGCCCAACAGTTATGTATGACGATGCGAGGAGTAGAACAGACTGAAACTGAAACTATTACTTCGGCTAGTAGAGGAATTTTTAAGGAAGATAGTGGGGCTAAAAATGAGGTTATTAATCTTATTTATAGAGGGAGGACTAGATAATGTTTAATTATGGTAAGCGAACTTATATTATGGGGATTTTAAATGTTACGCCAGATAGTTTTTCAGATGGTGGCAATTTTTTTGATGTAAATTCTGCTTTAGAGCAGGCAGAACAAATGGTTGAAGCTGGAGCAGATATTATTGATATTGGAGGAGAATCTACTAGGCCAGGAGCCAACAAGGTCACTGCTACAGAGGAGTTGGCCCGGATTACTCCAGTATTAAAAAAATTAGTAGCTAATCTTAAGGTACCTATTTCTGTTGATACTTATAAAGCTGATGTGGCTAAAGAGGTTCTAAATTTAGGAGCAGATATAATTAATGATGTACGAGGTTTACAAGGAGATAGTAATTTAGCAAAAGTTGTAGCTGATTATAATGTGCCAGTTGTAATTATGCATAATGCAAGATTGTATGATAAAGAAGGAGATATAATAGATTGTGTCAAGGCATTTTTAACCGAAAGTATTAAGATAGCTAAAGAAGCAGGGATTAAAGATGAAAATATTATTTTAGATCCAGGAATAGGTTTTGGAATTAGCTCAAAGGAAAGCATGGAAATTATGAATCGGTTAGCAGAGTTAAAAGAGTTAGGTTATCCAATTTTACTGGGGACTTCTCGTAAATCGATGATTGGTGATATATTAGATCTGCCAGCTAAAGAAAGAGTTAATGGTACAGTAGCTACAACAGTAATGGGAATTATGCAAGGTGTTGATCTAGTTAGAGTTCACGATGTAAAGGAAAATTTAGAAGCTGCTAAGGTAACAGATGCAATATATAGGTGAGTATTAGTACTTAGTCTAACTCACACTCTACTATAAAGAGAGGAATTAGTTATGGATAAGATAATACTAGATGGATTATCATTTTATGGTTATCATGGTGCTTTAGAAGAAGAAAATGAATTAGGGCAAAAATTTATTATTGATCTGGAGTTAAAATGTGATCTTAAAGAAGCAGGTAGTACTGATCAACTTAAAAAGTCAGTAAATTACGCCCAAGTCTATCAATTAGTAGCAGATATCTGTCAGAATCAACAATATAAATTATTAGAAGCATTAGCTGAGAATATAGCTAAAAATATATTACAAGATTTTTATTTAGTAGAAGAGATTTTAGTTAAAGTTAAAAAACCTGAAGCACCGATTAAAGGCATTTTTAATTATGTGGCAGTTGAGATAGAGCGAAGTAGATCTTAAGGGGCGATAGAAATGAAGGATGTTTATTTAGGTTTAGGAACTAATAAAGGAGATAGAGAAGCTAATTTAAAGCAGGCTATAGAATTAATCAATAATTTCAATAACTCAGAACTTAAAGAAATATCAGCTGTATACGAGACTGAACCTTGGGGATATACCCAACAAGATGATTTTTTGAATTTATGTGTTAGAGTACAGACAAAATTGGGCCCGCATGAATTATTGACAAAATGTCAACAGGTGGAAAAAGAGTTGAAACGAGAACGAAAGATTAAATGGGGGCCAAGGACAATTGATGTTGATATTTTAGTCTATGATGATTTAAAGTTAAATGATGAAGAATTAATTCTACCTCATCCTAGAATGCAAGAACGAGCTTTTGTTCTAGTACCATTGAGTGATTTAAATAATAACTTAATTATAAAAGGGAAAAGCATTAAAGAATGGTTATCAATAATTAAAGTAGTTGGTTTAAAAGAGTATAATAGTAAAATTATTGAATCAATCAAGGATAAATAGAAACTTATGGGCCAAATGCTCATAAGTTTTATTTTTAGCTAATATATCTAGTAAAGATTAATTTAGGAGAAAATTATAAAAACTATTGACAAGTCTTAGATTAGTTGTTATTATAATTACAGAAACTAATTGAAAATGATTTTCAGTTTTATATAGTAGAGGGGGAGTAAGATGTCTGTTTTAATTGTAGGTGGCGATAAATTAGGTAAAATACCAGAGAGACTAAGTAAATGTGGATTTAGTTGTATTAAACATGTTTCAGGACGGAAGTGTCAAAATTGTAGAGTTGACCAGAGGACAGATATGGTTTTGGTACTAACAGATTATGTAGGGCATAATTTATGTGAAGTGGTTAAATCTAAGGCTAAAGAAAAAGAAATTCCTGTTTTATTCTCTAGACGGTCTTGGTCTAATATTTATAAAAAGTTAAATTTTTGTGGATTTTTAAACTAAAGTAGCATCAAATTAATTGTAGTTTATTTTTTGTAATAAGTTGATAATGAGTTTCATATTCTAATAAACAGAAGGGAGAGATAAGAATGGAGAAAGCAATTGTTGTATTTGGTTCAACAATGGGTAATACAGAGGACTTAGCTAGAAAAGTAGCAGATTCATTAGCTGTCAATTATGAAGTTGTGAATAAAAATGTGACTAATACAGAGGTTGAAGAGTTAGAGGATTATGATGTAATAGTATTTGGTTCATCAACTTGGGGTGCTGGAGAGCTACAAGACGATTTTCTTCCGTTTGCTAATTCTTTATCTCAGGCAGATATTGACTTATCAGGTAAGAAAGGAGCAGTATTTGGCCCGGGAGATACTGGTTATGGAGAAATGTTTTGTCAAGCAGTAGATACTTTAGAAGGTCAGTTAGAAGAATTAGGAATAAATCTTGTTGTTGAAGGATTTAAATGGGATGGAAGTATAACTTCAGAGGCTATAGCAGAAGTTGATAAGTGGGCCCAAGAAATATAACATAGAATATTTATTTTGCAATCTATTGATAATGAGTTTCAAAATATTTGATTAGGGGGGATAAATATGACTTTAGCAGATGTTAAACGGGGAGATAAATTTCAGGTTACTTTCATTCCAGACCAAGAGATTCGAGCTCAATCATTAAGGTTTGGGATTTCAGAAGGGGCCAAGGTATCTTGCGTTGAAAAAGTGCCAGGAGGACCAGTTATTGTTCAAAGAAATTTGCAGGAGATTGCAGTAGGTAGAAAATTAGCTAAAAAAATAGAGGTTAAATAAGAGGAGGAGTTTAAAAATGGATTGTTGTGATATTAGTCATCAGGTTGATATACCAGCTGGTGCTAATAAGATAGTATTAGCCGGGAATCCGAATGTAGGTAAGTCAATTTTCTTTAATTCATTTACAGGAGTTTATGTAGATGTATCAAATTATCCAGGAACAACTTTGGAGATTAGTTCAGGTAAGTATGGTGATGATGTTGTGTTAGATACACCGGGGGTTTATGGAGTATCTTCTTTTAATGATGAAGAAAGGTTAGCCCGGGATGTAATTGCCTCGGCTGATGTAGTTGTTAATATTGTAGATGCTGTTCATCTAGAACGAGATTTATTTTTAACCCAACAGATTATTGATATGGGTATTCCAGTAGTTGTAGCTCTAAATATGATGGATGAAGCCAAGAAGCAAGGTCTAGAGATTAATATTAATCAGTTAAGTGCAGAATTGGGAGTACCAGTAATTCCAACAGTAGCTCCTAAAGGTGAAGGATTAGATGAAGTAAAACAGGCAGTAAAAAGAGCTAAAGTTGGAAATAGTAGTTTAGGCTTTGAATCAGAATTAGCAGCAACTCGAGAGAAAGTAACTAACAGAAGAGAAGCTTTATTAGTGTTAGAAGGTGACCCTAATGTTGCTGCTAAAAATAGAGTAGAGCCATTAAATTATCAAGAAAAAATCTATAAGGAAAGAAGAAAACGGGTTAATGAATTAACAGAAGAAGTAGTTAGTCAAACAAGTGAAGGAAGTAGCTTTAAGACTAAATTAGGTCGAATGATGGTTAGGCCTTTAACAGGAGTTTCAATGTTAATAGCAGTTTTATATGCCTTATATCAGTTTGTAGGAGTTTTTATAGCTCAAACTGTAGTTGGAATTACAGAAGGACAGATTTTTGATGGAACGTACGAACCTTTTATTGAAGACTTAGTTGGTGGCTTGGTATCTCAGACATCCTTTATTGGCCAATTATTAATTGGAGAATTTGGTGTATTGACTATGGCTGTTACATATACTTTTGGTTTACTACTGCCATTAGTTATCGGATTTTATTTATTTTTAGCTATACTAGAGGATTCAGGCTATTTACCGCGAATTGCAGCTTTAGTTGATAGAGTATTAACTTCTTTAGGATTAAATGGTCGGGCTGTTATTCCAATGTTATTAGGTTTTGGTTGTGTGACAATGGCAACAATAACTACTCGATTATTAGGTTCTAAGCGAGAAAGGATTATTGCTGTATTCTTATTAGGTTTAGCAATACCTTGCTCAGCCCAGTTAGGAGTTATTACTGGTTTGATTGCTCCATTAGGATTTAAATATTTTATGATTTATGTAGGAACTATTTTAGCTGTTTATGTACTAGCAGGAACTTTCTTAAATCGAGTTATGCCAGGCGAATCAACAGACTTATTAATTGATTTACCACCGCTTAGAATGCCTAAAATGAGTAATGTATTACAAAAGACATATATTAAGTCTAAATCATTTATCAGAGAAGCAGGGCCAATCTTTGTGTTAGGATCAGTATTGATTACTATCATGCATTATTTTGGTTGGTTAACAGCTATTCAAAATACAGTAGCACCAATTACTGTTGGTTGGCTAGAATTACCTAAAGAAGCAGCGACAGCTTTCATTATGGGGATAGTAAGACGTGACTTTGGAGCAGCTGGTTTAAATGGTTTAAGTATGACTGCAGCTCAGACTACAATTTCTTTAATTACAATTACTTTATTTGTACCATGTAGTGCAGCAATGATGATTATGGTTAAAGAGCGAAGTTGGAAAGAATCTATAGCAATTTGGTTTGGTAGTTGGTTTACTGCCTTTATTGTAGGTGGTTTGGTAGCACAATTGATATAAGTGTCAGTGGAGAAGTGAGTGGGAGTAGATTTAAAGCTGCTCGTAATCGTTTTGGTTACTATAAAGTCTATAAAA contains:
- the folE gene encoding GTP cyclohydrolase I FolE; this translates as MDQDRIEKSISNILEAIGEDPQREGLEKTPKRVAKMYQEIFLGVNKEPSEALDVFVEDEANDLVLVRDITFYSLCEHHLIPFFGKVHLAYKPQGGRVTGFSKLTKLVETVAKRPQLQERMTKIIADTMMEILEPQGVYVIVEAQQLCMTMRGVEQTETETITSASRGIFKEDSGAKNEVINLIYRGRTR
- the folP gene encoding dihydropteroate synthase, with protein sequence MFNYGKRTYIMGILNVTPDSFSDGGNFFDVNSALEQAEQMVEAGADIIDIGGESTRPGANKVTATEELARITPVLKKLVANLKVPISVDTYKADVAKEVLNLGADIINDVRGLQGDSNLAKVVADYNVPVVIMHNARLYDKEGDIIDCVKAFLTESIKIAKEAGIKDENIILDPGIGFGISSKESMEIMNRLAELKELGYPILLGTSRKSMIGDILDLPAKERVNGTVATTVMGIMQGVDLVRVHDVKENLEAAKVTDAIYR
- the folB gene encoding dihydroneopterin aldolase, with product MDKIILDGLSFYGYHGALEEENELGQKFIIDLELKCDLKEAGSTDQLKKSVNYAQVYQLVADICQNQQYKLLEALAENIAKNILQDFYLVEEILVKVKKPEAPIKGIFNYVAVEIERSRS
- the folK gene encoding 2-amino-4-hydroxy-6-hydroxymethyldihydropteridine diphosphokinase, which translates into the protein MKDVYLGLGTNKGDREANLKQAIELINNFNNSELKEISAVYETEPWGYTQQDDFLNLCVRVQTKLGPHELLTKCQQVEKELKRERKIKWGPRTIDVDILVYDDLKLNDEELILPHPRMQERAFVLVPLSDLNNNLIIKGKSIKEWLSIIKVVGLKEYNSKIIESIKDK
- a CDS encoding DUF2325 domain-containing protein → MSVLIVGGDKLGKIPERLSKCGFSCIKHVSGRKCQNCRVDQRTDMVLVLTDYVGHNLCEVVKSKAKEKEIPVLFSRRSWSNIYKKLNFCGFLN
- a CDS encoding flavodoxin domain-containing protein; the encoded protein is MEKAIVVFGSTMGNTEDLARKVADSLAVNYEVVNKNVTNTEVEELEDYDVIVFGSSTWGAGELQDDFLPFANSLSQADIDLSGKKGAVFGPGDTGYGEMFCQAVDTLEGQLEELGINLVVEGFKWDGSITSEAIAEVDKWAQEI
- a CDS encoding FeoA family protein, which codes for MTLADVKRGDKFQVTFIPDQEIRAQSLRFGISEGAKVSCVEKVPGGPVIVQRNLQEIAVGRKLAKKIEVK
- the feoB gene encoding ferrous iron transport protein B, with product MDCCDISHQVDIPAGANKIVLAGNPNVGKSIFFNSFTGVYVDVSNYPGTTLEISSGKYGDDVVLDTPGVYGVSSFNDEERLARDVIASADVVVNIVDAVHLERDLFLTQQIIDMGIPVVVALNMMDEAKKQGLEININQLSAELGVPVIPTVAPKGEGLDEVKQAVKRAKVGNSSLGFESELAATREKVTNRREALLVLEGDPNVAAKNRVEPLNYQEKIYKERRKRVNELTEEVVSQTSEGSSFKTKLGRMMVRPLTGVSMLIAVLYALYQFVGVFIAQTVVGITEGQIFDGTYEPFIEDLVGGLVSQTSFIGQLLIGEFGVLTMAVTYTFGLLLPLVIGFYLFLAILEDSGYLPRIAALVDRVLTSLGLNGRAVIPMLLGFGCVTMATITTRLLGSKRERIIAVFLLGLAIPCSAQLGVITGLIAPLGFKYFMIYVGTILAVYVLAGTFLNRVMPGESTDLLIDLPPLRMPKMSNVLQKTYIKSKSFIREAGPIFVLGSVLITIMHYFGWLTAIQNTVAPITVGWLELPKEAATAFIMGIVRRDFGAAGLNGLSMTAAQTTISLITITLFVPCSAAMMIMVKERSWKESIAIWFGSWFTAFIVGGLVAQLI